In Cryptomeria japonica chromosome 1, Sugi_1.0, whole genome shotgun sequence, the sequence TTTTCTGTCATGGTTGTGGGAGTCTCTTGCCCCATTGTTTTCCTCTCTGCAACCTTCTTTTTAACAAGCTTCTTCTTTGCCTTGGATGCAACTATCATCTGCCCTGTCCCTTCCCTGGATCTcacaagatctaataccaattcttAAAATAATTACACAAATTGGAAAACTGGAAATTATACACAAACACAAGAATTTATCGTGGTTCactaatttggctacatccacagAAAGTAGGGTAGAGATCTCTATTAGTATTCTAACTTACATACATAGGACTTGCCCTCATATACATACAATAATATTCAACCCCGATCCATAATATGCATAAGTATAAGCACCTCTTAGAAGACGAAGGGACAAAGATGTAGAAGATGAAATGAAGAGTCAGACTTCACATCCCAgcaatgtcatgattgtgtgctcacatacccatttggccttgcctttataaacaGGCTCATCTTCCTTgaattggttaatccagttgatcatatttgcatattgatgagaatacagttcatTCTTGTCAAACTactgtctctcttatttgtgctattctttatgcccttgatcttggcaaattctcacaatcattagaaaacatcaaaaataaaagatgTCATAAAATCTCAAAAGATTTATTTGTCATCATACCCTATACTTTCCTTCTTCTCATAATCAAAGATCTCTTCCTATTTCCTTTTTACGCTTGCACCAACTCTCCATATGTCCATATATTGCAAGCCTTTTTAAGCCTCTCCCTTTTTTGTTTTGCGTCTTCCAACAATCGTGCCACATTGCACGTCCTCGCATGTCTTATCTCTCATCCTTTGAAACATGCTCCTATACATTCTTCAATTTAGCATTAATCTTAAATCCAAGATGGCTAAATTTGTCATCCATACCTGAACTTTCCTCCTTAGAATTAAAGGATTCTTGCGTTGTTCTTTGCACACTTGCACCAACACACAACGTGGCCATGTTTTGCAAGCCATTATAAAAATCTTCCTTTCAGCTTTAGACCAACACGCAATCCTACCACGCAGCATATCCTCTCTGTCCCGATATCTTTTCTTTTAAAACTGAACCTGTACTTAATCCTATCTAGCATTAACCTTTATGCCAAGCTATCAAAGTTGCTTTTTCAGATATGGTGACTAGCCATCTTTCATTTGAAATAACATCTTTAATTTTTTGGGAAAACCTTTGTATGTCCAATATATCCAGTCCGTGTAGTTTAAGGAAACAATATCAACAATTGAGTTACTCTCACGATAAACATGTACAGTTCTGGATTGAGAAAAACTCCTTAATATTTCTGTTGTCTTCCATAATTTTCTTAATTCTCTTTGGTAaggaaacattttttttaaaacatttgaaTAATAAGTTTTCAGTCCTTCTATCTCTATTTTAGTGTATTTCTTATATTTTACTTTCTTAAATCCCTACCAAACTACAAAGGCTTTGTAAttattacaagtctttttcaaacTCTTAGCATAACCTTCCACCAAATTTCCTTTATCATGTATTTTATTATACTTTCATCTCTAGGGGTTTCTTTTTGAAcatccatcaaaattcagtttcaaAAGTTTTTAAATCGTTAAAGTAACTTAACCGTGATGACTAACTATCAATATTTTCATAATATTGACTATAAATATACGCATATTCTTTATATTCTACTATGAAATTAAAATATAGAACATGCAAATTTGGCTATAATATTCTTTTCAAGCTATTCATATTAATATGGTCAACCATAGTTGTTTGATATACAAGATGATTAGTAGGTTTAGTGGTCATATTCAATGATTACATTGCTCGATACATAAATCCTCTATTTGTTGGTGATGGCCCCATGACATTAATACAAGAAAAGGATGCTCACTATTGACAATTAGAAAGGTGGATGATACATGATAATATTCAAAGGTCTAGTGAAGATTTATACATAGGATAAGCAATTATGATAACCAGCAATAACTAGCAACAACACATAACTACTCATAACCATGTAATATAGAATAATCTATGCTAACTTACCCCCCGTGACAAATTGTTCTTAAAATAATCAAATTTACCTTGCCAAGGAAACCCTTAAGTCTTACACAACAAAAAATTCCAATTACGTAATATAAATACATATTTTtagaagattttctcttgaagaagCAAATATTGAACCAAGAGGggctccatcaagttgtctcttgACCCTCGTAAACATGTAGCTTTGAGATGTATGCTTGAGCTCTTAGTCCTTAACTCTCAAATCACAAAGCCTTGAATTATTTGACAACAATCCCTAAGAGCTACAACAAAGCTCTATCATTGTTTGATGACCTCATAAGGGTATATAATTCTTGATCATATATTCTAGAGCTCACTAGGTAAAATTCCATATTGATCTCAACAGCAAATCACAAACCTTTCTCCAAAACATAACCTTCACAATACATGTACTCTTCAAATCTATTAGAATAAAAAAGGAAATCTAAAGAAACACAAGAAAGAAATGTGAAAAGTGCTTGTCTTGCAaagaatcatttcaaagggagaagctaacttgagatgatgGAAACTCCTCCATTTTCTAGCCTCCAACCTCTAAAAGTATGATTTTCTCCTTTGCTTTGCAATGACAAAAACATATATAAGTTCAGCTTCTAAATCACATATGAGGTTTCATGATAGTTGTGCCAAAAAAACCACTTACCTTCTAATAATAAGGTACACTAATTTTCTTGGAGCACATTGTCATAGTGAAAAGTCTCATAATGGAGCAAGAAAAATAGAGTTGTCACATTGATTGTTCGTCTCTTTTGCTCATTGATTTGGGCAAAAGTGCATCATAGAGACTTCATAACTCTATATTTTGATGCAATCATGATTAAACATATATAAGTCAAATGAAATAAATGATCAAACATATATAAATCAGCATGTATATACAAAATTAGCATCATTTACAACCTATAAACATTAGACAGTGAATATTAAATACTTCCATCAACTTTCGAGTGTCAATCAAATATATATCATCTCTACCTATCACAAAAATTGAAATAGgtacaataataataattttcaataAATGTTCTGCTAAGTGGGTTGAAGATTATTGCAGATAGGTTTGTGTTGAAGATTTGATAGTTTTTAATTAAGAAAAGAAGTCATGGGGGCTACTTGTTATGAAATGACTTTTTTGGCCATATTGGATTTTGGGCCCTATCTAGAATTACTTGCTATTAATTACCTTTGGAGGCTCTTGGAAGTTTTTTTTCTCAGGCTAAGCAGATTGGAAATGAAGCTGATTTTGTAAATTTGGTGATGGTTTGTCTTAGTCTCATCATTTCACGTAATTGGGAGTTTATATTTCTAACTCTGCATGTCCCTTTCAattgtaatatttttctttttattaatttattatgggGTTTGTCTCTTTActcaataaataaaatacaataaatgtTGAATAATTCAATATCACAATTCATAagaaaataattatccattacttatCAAAATTGTTACAATCTAAatgaattattatattttaatactttaaaataaaataacatcAAACTATCAAATTTATATTTGAAATATAAAAGTTCATCATCGATACACAATTTGATATTTAGCATCTACCAATCATCCATCACATTACTTAAGATTAATTCCTACTAACATTCTCATGTCTTTATTGTGACACCACATTACTTTAAGTACTTTTGAAAATAAATATGTTGTATTCCTTACATTAACGAATATATAAAATTGTAGACTTGAATATTtcaaataaattccatataaataATCATCTCATTAGGTTACAAATCAGTATATTTACATTAAATATATACAGATTGGGTTCCTGCACCCTCTACGGTTTTTAGAAACCCGTTACTTCAAATTCGAAGAAATATACTGTTACAATTTCACACTATACTGAACTCAAGATTCTTATTTGTACGCTATTGTAGACTATAAGGAACTGGAGAAACTGCTAGTGAACGTGACTGAGACTTGATCTGGAACTTGATAGTGTTCTTCCTCAAATGTGACTGCTTCTTTGATCTCCGCCACAACCTCACTAATAGTTGGTCTACTGGACGGCTGGCTTGCAATACATCTCCAGGCTAGATTGGTCAAATGAACGATGGATTTCATATTGTAACGCTTACCCAATCTTTTGTCAACCATTTCTTCAATGCTGGCGTCATCTTTATCTAATCCCGCATATGATGCAACCTGTTCAGTCAATCATAGAGTGACTGTTTTATGTTTTTGCCATAAAAATACGCCATTCGCACATGTTTTTTTTCTTTATGGGAAAACAGTGGGATCTCTTACCCATTCAGTCAATAATATTTTCTCGGCAGAGACTTTTGTGTCTATGGGTTTCCTGCCACATATAAGCTCAAACAAAACGACTCCAAAACTGTACACATCACTCTTGTCCGTTAAAATATGAGTTTTGTAGTACCTGCCATTATAAAAGGGATAAAGATTAAATATTCGAATAAAAAGGTTCATGAGAATTAAAAGAACATCAAACGTGTAAGAATTACGTTGGATCTAAATATCCAGGAGTTCCTTTTATAGCTGTATTGATTTGAGAAGTTTCGTCATTGGTGGTCACTCTTGAAAGACCGAAGTCAGCCAGTTTGCCATTCAAATTGCTATCTACAAGAATGTTGCAAGTCTTGACATCCCTGTGAATTATTTTTGGAGTGCAACCTACATGAAGATATTCCAGTCCTgcaaatgtttttatttaaagaaatttaaaaaagaTTAATTCGAAGTAGAAATTTCTTATGTAGCATTTTGAAAACAATGACTTAAATCAAAGAACTATTTTTTTTCCATAGATCTGAAAAAATTCTCTCACAATTAAATTCAAAAACAGCAAAGTTATAAGTTATCTATTGAGTTGATAATGAAATTAGGAATGGCTTTGAAAAAAACCTTGTGCTGCATCCATAGCTATTTTAAGCCTGGTTTTCCAATCTAGCTGGGGATATTTTGGTGCCTGTGGATCTGCGAACAGAAAGTGCTACTTGTTTTAGTTATATCTCACGTCTATtgtcttttgttgcaataaaataaacAATTGGAGTTGATAGGTACCGTAGAGGTTATCACTCAGAGACCCTCCAGACATATACTCATAGACGAGCATGAGGTCTCTGGATTCATTACATATACAATAACCAAGATAGGACACCAGCTTCTTATGATTGATTCTCGACAGGAGATCAACCTGATCATAAAGTTGAAAGCACTAAGACTCATCATATAAATGCAAAAGGAGATGAAGTGCTTTAGGCATCTAAGCATTACCTCATTTAAGAATTGTTCAATTCCATGCTTGGAGAAAACAGAGAGTACTTTTACAGCTATTTGCTTCCCATCCTGCAATTTGCCCATGAAAACAGTTCCAAACGACCCATGTCCAATTTTATGGGTGAAATTTTCTGTCGCCGTCGTCATTTCCTCAAGACTAAAGGCACGAGATTTTGATGAATTTGCTACATTAACCATTAAATAATCTGCATTTTGTTTGATTGTAATAGATGAGAAATTTAGACTGTAAGATTTAATTTCATTCATGATTATGGAGTGTTGTATCGTTCTAGTAAATTTAAAAAACGTACCGAGAGAGGTTGGTTGAGTGCATGCATTTTTAAATTTGATTCGATAAATGATAATACCGGCTAAAATGGCAATTACAATTACGCCTCCCGCTACTCCAAGCGCAGTTGAGGGGAAGTGATCATGACAATCACGCTTTGTCGGGCAAAGGTGTTTGTTGCCATTGAAACTGGGTCAAATAAATCAAATTTTCTCATTGAATACTTTTAAAAAAACAAATAGGAAAATGGAAATATATAACGCATATAAAAGCAAACTACAACAAATATTTAGTTACTGGAATGCAAAATTTTTGTCGAGAATTCGTGGCGGAATGACACCCTCgaaattattgtttgatatatcTCTGTCACAATCACAAAAGTAATAAACAATTTTAAACCTTATAATAGATTTTCTAATAAGACACTAACAAAGTGTAACAAAAAATAGGACAGACACACAACTCTTTAAGGTGAGGGAGTTTAGATATCCAATCTGGAAGTTCACCAGATAAATGATTGTTTTGGAGATTCCTGCACA encodes:
- the LOC131036082 gene encoding probable LRR receptor-like serine/threonine-protein kinase At5g48740 isoform X1 translates to MEVIARSKYVGGLSLFLFWCTLFAYAQPGFLSIDCGGDGNYTDPNTTIIWVPDDDFIHNLGEKAESYYSYTVKFYLTRLRVFPKPINKACYELPITPNLPHLLRLSFVKANSSASRGFNYSVETLDMLYMEKVVFDYDNYLVVRSGNILVSADKLLHICLIRASECDDPLISAIELRPLKAGMYDMAKPGTMLNLIERDDIGGVDNITRYPQDRFDCLWYPWWPAGTNLVNVSKSISVSNTKNFPPPNVMQTAIVGITDDSDGIYLSLGKPTTGKAVVLLYFAELNSSETGSFSVRINNVIQKSPVVMKKAFSAIELDFQYDGTRAAIVSLQSDISYHRPVINAVEMYSLVPTQKTTFRDDVNALREVGKALSMNNWISDRCFGLPWEGIICKNVSNTIRISQINLSGRHLRGLIPPYFRHLTELISISLDNNYFNGPLPNLFNLSKLEKLNLQNNHLSGELPDWISKLPHLKELDISNNNFEGVIPPRILDKNFAFHFNGNKHLCPTKRDCHDHFPSTALGVAGGVIVIAILAGIIIYRIKFKNACTQPTSLGTFFKFTRTIQHSIIMNEIKSYSLNFSSITIKQNADYLMVNVANSSKSRAFSLEEMTTATENFTHKIGHGSFGTVFMGKLQDGKQIAVKVLSVFSKHGIEQFLNEVDLLSRINHKKLVSYLGYCICNESRDLMLVYEYMSGGSLSDNLYDPQAPKYPQLDWKTRLKIAMDAAQGLEYLHVGCTPKIIHRDVKTCNILVDSNLNGKLADFGLSRVTTNDETSQINTAIKGTPGYLDPTYYKTHILTDKSDVYSFGVVLFELICGRKPIDTKVSAEKILLTEWVASYAGLDKDDASIEEMVDKRLGKRYNMKSIVHLTNLAWRCIASQPSSRPTISEVVAEIKEAVTFEEEHYQVPDQVSVTFTSSFSSSL